In Verrucomicrobiota bacterium, the DNA window GAATCTCCGCTCTGAAAAAGCCCGTTGTCCGCCGAGCTCACATCCGTTAGTCTGTGTGGCATGCGAATCCCCTGTCCTTTCCATTTGGCGAGGCGCCAGAGTGTTGTGGAAGAGCTGCCCTCGGGCTTCAAGCGTTCCTACCCTCGCTCGTCCTGGGTGGTGGGTTTCCTTGTGCTCCGCTGCCTGGCCGGCGCCGGATTGGGCGGGACGGCCCGAGCCGAAATCGAGCCGGACGCGGTGCGCTTCGAGGAGCATATCCGCCCCCTCTTCAAAGCGATGTGCTTTCATTGCCATGGGGAGGAAACAGAGAAAAAAGGAGACCTGGACCTACGGCTGGTCCGCTTGATGAAGGCTGGGGGCAAGTCAGGTTCCGTGCTGACCCCGGGAGATGCGAAAAGCAGTTTGCTGTGGCGCAAAATCAATTCCGACAAAATGCCCGAGGGCCCCAAGAAGCTCACTCCATCCCAAAAGGCGCTGGTTTCCCGCTGGATCGAGCAAGGCGCCCTCACCACCGAACCCGAGCCTGCGAACGTGGCCGATGCCCGGTTCTCCGCCCTTGAACTCAAGCACTGGGCTTTTCAGCCGGTGACCCGCCCGGAAGTTCCGAAGGTCGAGGGATACGCGCTTTCCACGCCTGTGGACGCATTCATCGCGCGCCGCCTCGCCGATCGAGCCCTGCCTTTCTCCCCACCCGCTGACCGGCCAACTTTGATTCGTCGGGTCACCTTCGACTTGACGGGCCTTCCGCCCACCCCGGAGGCAGTCCGAGCCTTCAACGAGGACCCTGCGCCGAACGCTTACGAGCGCCTCGTGGATCGCCTCCTCGCTTCTCCTCAATTCGGAGTGCGTTGGGGGCGTCATTGGCTCGACATTGCGGGATTTGCGGAAAGCGAGGGAGGGGGCGAAGCTGATCCGAAGCGGCCGCACGCCTGGCGCTACCGGGATTACGTCATCAACTCCTTCAACGCCAATAAACCCGTCGATGCCTTTATACGCGAGCAACTCGCGGGTGATGAGTTCGCTCCCCCAACTCCCCCGGATCCTGGCAACGCGCGGCAAATCGAGCTCTTGACCGCTTCCGGGTTCTTGCGCATGGCGCCCGATCCGACACAAGCGAACGACACCTTGGATAACCGTAACGCCGCGGCCGCGGATTCCATTAACGTGCTGAGCACCGCGCTGCTTGGGCTCACGGTCGGTTGCGCGCAATGCCACAACCACAAGTACGACCCGATCACGATCGATGACTATTACGCCTTTCGAGCCATTTTCGATCCCTTGTTTCCGCTCCGCGGCAATGATTGGCGCCGGCCCAGCGCACGCTTGATCGACTTCACCCCGGCGGACGTGAGGGCCAAGGCCGAGCGTATTGAAGCCGAAGCGAAGGTCGTCGAGGACGAAATCAACGCCCGCAAGCTCGAACTCGGCAAGGAAATCCTCGCCAAAAAGTTGGCGGATGTGCCGGCAGAACAGCGGGACGAGGTGCGCCTCGCGAACGAAGCGGCCGAGAAGGATCGCAATGAAATGCAGCGCAAGTTACTCGAAGACTTCCCGATGGTGAAATCGCCCAAATTCATCGCCGGGTTCTTGGTCGAGTACGATAACGCCGCTCACCGCAAATTCGAAAAGGAGTCGGAGAAAGTCGCCGCCATCCGGGCCACAAAACCACCG includes these proteins:
- a CDS encoding DUF1553 domain-containing protein is translated as MRIPCPFHLARRQSVVEELPSGFKRSYPRSSWVVGFLVLRCLAGAGLGGTARAEIEPDAVRFEEHIRPLFKAMCFHCHGEETEKKGDLDLRLVRLMKAGGKSGSVLTPGDAKSSLLWRKINSDKMPEGPKKLTPSQKALVSRWIEQGALTTEPEPANVADARFSALELKHWAFQPVTRPEVPKVEGYALSTPVDAFIARRLADRALPFSPPADRPTLIRRVTFDLTGLPPTPEAVRAFNEDPAPNAYERLVDRLLASPQFGVRWGRHWLDIAGFAESEGGGEADPKRPHAWRYRDYVINSFNANKPVDAFIREQLAGDEFAPPTPPDPGNARQIELLTASGFLRMAPDPTQANDTLDNRNAAAADSINVLSTALLGLTVGCAQCHNHKYDPITIDDYYAFRAIFDPLFPLRGNDWRRPSARLIDFTPADVRAKAERIEAEAKVVEDEINARKLELGKEILAKKLADVPAEQRDEVRLANEAAEKDRNEMQRKLLEDFPMVKSPKFIAGFLVEYDNAAHRKFEKESEKVAAIRATKPPKHLVMVADEKPGIAPVSAVLFRGDPASPGEPVSPSELAVLRRHSPLPSLPSKDPNRPTTGRRLAYAQHLTSGAHPLTARAFVNRLWLHHFGRGLVATPNDFGLNGDRPSHPELLDWLADEFVRQGWDQKRLHRLILLSTAYQQKSRRTPRLDALDPQNELVGRMNLRRMEAEAIRDSVLAVSGKLNPALGGPSIPVTVNGEGKAVLGEQKFRDGLVSGVEDASQANAFRRSIYVEVQRSLPLNMLVTFDQPEMNPNCDLRRHSTVTTQSLWFLNDEFLVQAADDLARFIMDSCADDPECQLRSLYRRLFASDPSSEEVASLVGFLSQQLDYCRMNPDPEFEKRVGPAGKAKAPATRALSALCQTLLASNRFLYID